In Thermotomaculum hydrothermale, a single genomic region encodes these proteins:
- the amrB gene encoding AmmeMemoRadiSam system protein B: MRRSVYAGSFYPAHGKEIVSFFNSIKCRDPKINAIGAICPHAGYIYSGKTAYKTLCSINIPETVVIFCPNHRGLGWALAISPDESWETPFGEIKVDLDLSREIASFAYAKLDGTAHLYEHSLEVQLPIIKLLNPSTKIVAVSVGLGDKDILKDFALHIYNKTKEKDVLFIASSDMSHYVPAEYAKEQDFKVIKAMEVLNVELTYNVVERNNISMCGIYPAYLMLNIAKLKGATKGEVIEYTNSGVVTGDFNEVVAYLGMIFY; encoded by the coding sequence ATGAGACGCTCTGTATATGCTGGAAGTTTTTATCCAGCACATGGTAAAGAGATAGTCTCTTTTTTCAACAGTATAAAGTGCAGAGACCCGAAAATAAATGCGATAGGGGCAATTTGTCCCCATGCTGGTTATATTTATTCAGGCAAAACAGCTTATAAAACCCTTTGTTCAATTAATATTCCTGAAACAGTGGTAATATTCTGCCCAAATCATAGGGGATTAGGCTGGGCATTGGCAATTTCCCCTGATGAATCGTGGGAGACTCCATTTGGAGAAATTAAAGTTGATCTGGATTTAAGCAGAGAGATTGCGTCTTTCGCATATGCTAAGTTAGATGGGACAGCACATCTATATGAGCATTCCCTTGAAGTGCAGTTGCCTATAATCAAATTATTAAATCCTTCAACAAAAATTGTGGCGGTTTCTGTAGGGTTGGGGGATAAGGATATTTTAAAAGATTTCGCATTACATATTTATAATAAAACAAAAGAAAAAGACGTGTTATTTATTGCAAGTTCTGATATGAGTCATTATGTACCTGCAGAATATGCTAAAGAACAGGATTTTAAGGTCATAAAAGCGATGGAAGTGCTAAATGTAGAACTTACCTACAATGTTGTAGAAAGAAACAATATTTCAATGTGCGGAATTTACCCGGCGTATTTAATGCTTAACATTGCAAAGCTAAAAGGGGCTACAAAAGGTGAAGTTATTGAATACACCAATTCTGGTGTTGTTACAGGGGATTTTAACGAGGTTGTAGCATATCTGGGAATGATTTTTTATTAA
- a CDS encoding tetratricopeptide repeat protein produces the protein MKKIIVVTIGFFLLLTSCAHKKPETNQIQSNPDFRDAYVDYQKGVLLLKKKEYSMSVNFLQSAIQKEPDNAQYWNALGLALSGMGEYEDAIDALHKALKLNPELTDIHNTLGAIYTELGQYDSALKEYREVLKDKTYPTPHFVYFNIGLLKEKQKKYDEAIAAFEQAVSIKEDFYRVYAPLAQLYYKKGRYADCLNAVKKAEKQFPNNETLLLLEAKANYMLNNFDEAKRIIAKLSLLYPSEEVRAEMEKLKKLIQVETN, from the coding sequence ATGAAGAAAATAATTGTTGTTACTATTGGGTTTTTTTTGCTTTTAACTTCCTGTGCTCACAAAAAGCCTGAAACAAATCAAATCCAATCAAACCCTGATTTTAGAGATGCCTATGTTGACTATCAAAAAGGGGTTTTGCTTTTAAAAAAGAAAGAGTATTCAATGTCAGTAAACTTTCTCCAGAGTGCAATACAAAAAGAACCTGACAATGCACAGTATTGGAATGCTCTGGGACTTGCTTTAAGCGGAATGGGAGAGTACGAGGACGCAATAGATGCACTCCACAAGGCGTTAAAGCTAAACCCTGAGCTTACTGATATACACAATACATTAGGGGCAATTTACACTGAACTTGGACAATACGATTCAGCCTTAAAGGAGTATAGAGAGGTATTGAAAGATAAAACCTATCCGACACCGCATTTTGTATACTTTAATATAGGGTTGTTGAAAGAAAAGCAAAAAAAATACGATGAGGCTATTGCTGCCTTCGAGCAGGCAGTTTCTATAAAAGAGGATTTCTATCGTGTTTATGCTCCTCTTGCTCAGTTATACTATAAAAAAGGGAGATATGCTGATTGCTTAAATGCGGTAAAAAAAGCGGAAAAACAATTCCCCAATAATGAAACTCTATTGCTTTTAGAGGCAAAGGCAAACTACATGTTAAACAATTTTGACGAGGCTAAAAGGATAATTGCAAAACTATCTCTACTTTATCCTTCGGAAGAGGTAAGAGCAGAGATGGAAAAGTTAAAAAAACTTATTCAGGTTGAAACAAATTAG
- the dtd gene encoding D-aminoacyl-tRNA deacylase: MKAVIQRVKKANVEINGKIVGEIDKGIVILVGFEKSDVEKIDEKIKYIAEKIVNLRIFEDKEGKMNLSIKDVEGSLLVVSNFTIAASVKKGRRPSFDNALSGDKARVFYERFVDFLKRLNIKVETGEFQAYMKVNLINDGPVTFIVEK; this comes from the coding sequence ATGAAAGCGGTTATTCAAAGGGTAAAAAAGGCTAATGTTGAGATAAATGGAAAAATTGTAGGAGAGATAGATAAGGGAATAGTTATTCTTGTTGGATTTGAGAAAAGTGATGTTGAAAAAATAGACGAAAAAATCAAATATATTGCTGAAAAAATAGTTAATTTGAGAATTTTTGAAGATAAAGAAGGGAAAATGAATCTCTCAATCAAAGATGTGGAAGGGTCTTTGCTTGTTGTTTCTAATTTTACCATTGCAGCCTCTGTTAAAAAGGGAAGACGCCCCTCTTTTGACAATGCATTAAGTGGAGATAAGGCCAGGGTTTTCTATGAGAGATTTGTGGATTTTTTAAAGAGGTTAAACATAAAAGTTGAAACAGGTGAATTTCAGGCATATATGAAAGTAAATTTAATTAATGATGGCCCTGTAACCTTTATTGTGGAAAAATAA
- a CDS encoding adenylate/guanylate cyclase domain-containing protein encodes MIEIEIDNGITIEVKQFENDEIVIGRNPDCDLVLSSPNVSRKHAMIEKRTNGKFYIRDLGSKNGIYYKNNRVQELELGSKTKLTLGPFVITVKIDEIDEEEVAKPFTDSSFVKDIGELTHSRKDLIDVFARIGKLLIYETDLKKICDNLLDIIEERIDFSRGILLLWDSEKKELIPYGIKIKGGVDSSNPESLFSSTITKKAFTEKVGILTTNAMVDPRFSGKQSIMIQGIRSALCVPMWDKDKTIGVIYLDALLRERLYTQEDLKVLSVLASFAAIGIEQVRLFNEMKKQMQIKERLSRYHSPSVVSKLIEETSSGSLKMEEVEASILFADIVDFTSISRKLTPPEIASMLNSFFSKVFGAPNKMDDHAERAVRAAIEMQKILPEFNKETGYNLQIKIGINSGKVVAGDVGSYKRVDYTVLGDTVNIASRLESSVCSPGEIVIGENCYKLIKDRFKIEFKGERKVKGVEKKLKVYRVIYNEV; translated from the coding sequence ATGATAGAAATTGAAATTGATAATGGAATTACAATTGAAGTCAAGCAATTTGAAAATGATGAGATAGTTATAGGAAGAAATCCAGATTGTGATTTAGTTCTCTCTTCTCCAAATGTATCAAGAAAGCATGCCATGATTGAAAAAAGAACAAATGGGAAATTTTATATTAGAGATTTAGGAAGTAAAAACGGAATTTATTATAAAAATAATAGAGTTCAGGAATTAGAATTAGGCAGCAAGACAAAGCTCACTCTGGGGCCTTTTGTTATCACGGTAAAGATAGATGAGATTGATGAAGAGGAAGTAGCAAAGCCTTTTACAGACAGCTCTTTTGTAAAAGATATAGGGGAGTTGACCCATTCAAGGAAAGATTTAATAGATGTTTTTGCAAGAATAGGAAAGTTGTTGATATATGAAACAGATTTAAAGAAAATTTGCGACAACCTTCTTGATATTATTGAGGAAAGAATAGATTTTTCAAGGGGGATACTTCTTTTATGGGACTCTGAAAAAAAAGAATTAATCCCTTATGGGATAAAAATAAAAGGTGGAGTAGATTCCTCAAACCCTGAAAGTTTGTTTTCCTCTACCATCACAAAAAAAGCATTTACTGAAAAAGTTGGAATATTAACAACTAATGCCATGGTTGACCCAAGGTTTAGTGGGAAACAGAGTATAATGATTCAAGGAATTCGTTCAGCACTTTGTGTCCCTATGTGGGATAAGGATAAAACAATAGGAGTAATTTATCTTGATGCTTTATTGCGTGAAAGATTATACACACAGGAAGATTTAAAAGTGTTATCCGTTCTTGCATCTTTTGCAGCAATAGGAATTGAACAGGTCAGGTTATTTAATGAAATGAAAAAGCAGATGCAGATTAAAGAGAGGCTCTCCCGCTACCACTCACCATCGGTTGTGTCAAAATTAATTGAGGAAACTTCCTCAGGTTCTCTGAAAATGGAAGAGGTTGAGGCATCTATTTTATTTGCAGATATAGTGGACTTTACTTCAATATCGAGAAAGTTAACTCCACCTGAAATTGCCTCAATGCTAAACAGTTTTTTTTCAAAAGTGTTTGGTGCCCCCAATAAAATGGATGACCATGCGGAAAGAGCTGTAAGGGCTGCAATAGAAATGCAGAAAATCCTTCCTGAATTTAATAAGGAAACAGGATATAATTTACAGATTAAAATAGGGATAAACTCAGGAAAAGTTGTTGCTGGTGATGTAGGGTCATATAAAAGGGTGGATTATACTGTTTTGGGAGATACAGTAAATATAGCTTCGAGGCTTGAATCTTCAGTTTGTTCTCCTGGAGAGATTGTTATCGGAGAAAACTGTTATAAACTAATAAAGGATAGATTTAAAATAGAGTTTAAAGGTGAAAGGAAAGTTAAAGGAGTTGAGAAAAAATTAAAAGTTTACAGGGTTATTTATAATGAAGTTTAA
- the ftsY gene encoding signal recognition particle-docking protein FtsY: MGFLSKFKQGLKKTHSKIAEGLATAVLGKKEIDESIEETLEELLIEADVGIDATQELLDTVTEKISRKEVGDLDAVMRALREKVVEMLSVSKESHILEDSRKPLVILVVGVNGVGKTTTIGKLAKKFKNEGKKVILGAADTFRAAAIDQLEIWAQRVGCDIVRHKEGSDPSAVAFDAVKAGVARGADVVIIDTAGRLHTKENLMKQLEKMKRVIAKVIPDAPHRIVLILDATNGQNALSQAKEFQKITGITDIVLTKLDGTAKGGVVIPIVRQLNVPVAFVGVGEKEDDLIPFNVEEYAESLFE; encoded by the coding sequence ATGGGATTTTTAAGTAAATTTAAACAGGGATTAAAGAAAACTCATAGTAAGATTGCGGAAGGATTGGCAACAGCTGTATTGGGGAAAAAAGAGATTGATGAATCAATTGAGGAAACCCTTGAAGAATTGTTAATTGAAGCAGATGTTGGAATTGATGCAACTCAGGAACTTCTTGATACGGTAACTGAAAAGATCTCCCGTAAAGAAGTGGGAGATTTAGATGCGGTTATGAGGGCTTTAAGGGAGAAGGTTGTTGAAATGCTCTCTGTTTCAAAAGAAAGCCATATTCTTGAAGATAGTAGAAAACCACTTGTTATTCTTGTTGTAGGGGTGAATGGTGTAGGTAAAACAACTACAATAGGCAAACTTGCTAAAAAATTTAAAAACGAGGGTAAAAAGGTAATATTGGGAGCAGCAGATACATTTAGAGCCGCAGCTATTGACCAGCTTGAAATATGGGCTCAAAGGGTAGGCTGCGATATTGTAAGACACAAAGAGGGTTCTGATCCTTCTGCTGTTGCTTTTGACGCTGTTAAAGCAGGGGTTGCAAGGGGGGCTGATGTTGTTATTATAGATACTGCAGGGAGGCTCCACACTAAAGAAAACCTAATGAAACAACTTGAAAAAATGAAAAGGGTAATAGCAAAGGTAATACCCGATGCTCCTCACCGAATTGTTTTAATACTTGATGCTACAAATGGCCAGAACGCTTTAAGCCAGGCAAAAGAATTTCAAAAAATTACCGGAATAACTGATATTGTTTTAACAAAACTTGATGGAACTGCAAAAGGAGGGGTTGTTATTCCAATAGTTAGACAATTAAATGTTCCTGTTGCATTTGTAGGTGTTGGGGAAAAAGAAGATGACCTGATTCCCTTTAATGTTGAAGAGTACGCTGAAAGCCTTTTTGAGTAA
- a CDS encoding HD domain-containing phosphohydrolase, giving the protein MKFNEEKFDRFLKLEFFKKIFLTYSIKKVLLVIAIILAVIPLIISDFILIKIAEKNLLLNQRQTHTTISWLIANQTEKFLKIMESKVESVKTTILFNSIDSSLPDIISLLDERKTLVDFLENTPEIDYILIKDTQGHQAFALNTSFDTKNALDEKLDLYIINCLHENREIKSPPIFLNQYFKYYIFFVYPVNVGNNRGVIAIAVNMDNVFANLKVKLPTGYNFLIVDKEGSIIGAKNTTLVGDKIDITVFNKEQNNLIFDEFQGQKIIASSSFVPGFDMSVITYIPRETAYKYVKKMKTQTITFGILAVLFASILSIFLSNAFHEPINDLINVTEKISKRNFSVRANIVGSNEITVLAKRINFTVEEIEKYIKRLESLIRYNKRLFISTITALAAAIDAKDEYTRGHSERVTKISVIIGKYLGLNAIELERIKVAGLLHDIGKIGIDDKILRKPGILTAEEFEEMKKHPVIGYNILAPIKELKEINKGVKYHHEKWDGSGYPEGLKGEQIPLIARIIAVADTFDAMTSRRPYQDPMDPEFVRDKIMDFAGIRYDRRVVAAFVKAFNSGEFNELLNVDKDDNNESEIKDNNKGDKE; this is encoded by the coding sequence ATGAAGTTTAATGAAGAGAAGTTTGACAGATTTTTAAAACTTGAATTTTTTAAAAAAATTTTTTTAACCTATTCAATAAAAAAGGTTTTGTTAGTTATTGCTATAATTCTTGCTGTTATACCACTTATTATTTCTGATTTTATTCTTATAAAAATTGCTGAAAAAAACCTTCTGCTAAATCAAAGACAGACTCATACCACAATTTCATGGCTTATTGCAAATCAGACTGAGAAATTTTTGAAAATTATGGAGAGCAAGGTTGAATCTGTAAAAACTACAATACTTTTCAATTCTATTGACAGCAGTCTTCCAGATATAATCTCCCTTTTAGACGAAAGGAAAACCCTTGTTGATTTTCTTGAGAATACACCAGAGATAGATTATATCCTGATTAAAGATACTCAAGGGCACCAGGCATTTGCACTGAATACAAGTTTTGATACAAAAAATGCCTTAGATGAAAAGCTTGATCTATACATAATTAATTGTTTGCACGAAAACAGAGAGATTAAATCTCCACCTATATTTTTAAATCAATATTTTAAATACTATATTTTCTTTGTTTATCCGGTAAATGTAGGGAATAACAGAGGTGTAATTGCCATAGCAGTTAATATGGATAATGTGTTTGCTAACCTTAAAGTTAAACTTCCAACAGGATATAATTTCCTTATAGTAGACAAAGAGGGAAGTATAATTGGAGCAAAAAATACAACCCTTGTTGGGGATAAAATAGATATAACGGTTTTTAACAAAGAACAAAACAATTTGATTTTTGACGAATTTCAGGGACAAAAAATTATAGCTTCCTCAAGTTTTGTACCTGGCTTTGACATGAGTGTGATTACCTATATCCCTCGAGAAACAGCGTATAAATATGTAAAAAAAATGAAAACTCAAACTATCACATTTGGAATACTTGCAGTATTGTTTGCTTCAATATTAAGTATATTTCTTTCAAATGCATTCCATGAGCCTATTAATGATTTGATAAATGTTACTGAAAAGATTTCTAAGAGAAATTTCAGCGTAAGGGCAAACATCGTTGGGTCAAATGAAATTACAGTTCTTGCAAAAAGGATAAATTTTACTGTTGAAGAGATTGAGAAATACATTAAAAGACTTGAATCTTTAATCAGGTACAATAAAAGACTTTTTATATCAACAATTACTGCTCTTGCTGCGGCTATTGACGCAAAAGACGAATACACCAGGGGGCATTCCGAAAGGGTAACCAAAATATCTGTGATTATAGGCAAATATTTAGGATTAAACGCAATTGAGCTTGAGAGAATAAAAGTTGCTGGATTACTGCATGACATAGGGAAAATAGGCATTGACGATAAAATACTGAGAAAACCGGGAATTTTAACTGCTGAAGAATTTGAGGAAATGAAAAAACACCCTGTAATTGGCTACAATATTTTAGCCCCAATAAAAGAATTAAAAGAGATTAATAAGGGGGTAAAATATCACCATGAGAAATGGGATGGCAGTGGATACCCAGAAGGGCTTAAGGGAGAGCAAATACCTTTAATTGCAAGGATTATTGCGGTAGCTGATACTTTTGATGCAATGACTTCAAGAAGGCCTTACCAGGACCCTATGGACCCGGAGTTTGTAAGAGATAAGATAATGGATTTTGCTGGTATAAGGTATGACCGACGGGTAGTTGCGGCTTTTGTAAAAGCCTTTAATAGCGGGGAATTTAATGAACTTTTAAATGTTGATAAAGATGATAATAATGAAAGTGAAATTAAAGACAATAATAAAGGAGATAAAGAATGA